Proteins encoded within one genomic window of Mycoplasma phocoenae:
- the rplL gene encoding 50S ribosomal protein L7/L12: MAKLTKDEFISALKEMNIKEVMELVEGLKEEFGIDPSAVAVAAAAPAEAAGEAKTEFNVTLKAAGDQKVNVIKAVKELTGLGLMDAKKLVESAPAVIKEAVKKEEAEDIKGKLEAVGAQVSID, translated from the coding sequence ATGGCTAAATTAACAAAAGACGAATTCATTTCAGCATTAAAAGAAATGAACATTAAAGAAGTTATGGAACTAGTTGAAGGGTTAAAAGAAGAATTTGGAATCGACCCATCAGCAGTTGCTGTAGCTGCTGCTGCACCAGCTGAAGCTGCTGGAGAAGCTAAAACAGAATTCAACGTTACTTTAAAAGCTGCTGGAGATCAAAAAGTTAACGTTATTAAAGCAGTTAAAGAATTAACAGGTTTAGGACTAATGGATGCTAAAAAATTAGTTGAATCAGCTCCTGCTGTTATTAAAGAAGCTGTTAAAAAAGAAGAAGCAGAAGACATTAAAGGTAAATTAGAAGCTGTTGGAGCTCAAGTAAGCATCGACTAA
- a CDS encoding DNA-directed RNA polymerase subunit beta, giving the protein MEQQNKKYIERKFGPLTLRRDYSKSPKIFETPDFLEMQRKSIEEFITQGIEEELQSVYPIEQPNKVRIEYIPGSVEFEIPSKSEFESVKIAKQKGSSYSGKLKASLRQINIEDGQVKDYEVVFGEIPIMTHGGTFVINGSEKVIVSQLIRSTGVYYGLGVRNKQANDLFNKMEIIPHIGSWIEISHKVTGNNTDSVKIKIDKNKSAALSVFLKALGLTEESMIQLFGNHDVLLETFKRDKIEQGSYDSIERAQDILYRLLRRGDRITSESLRNLLPSLIFNEKRYDLTKTGRFTINRKLSVIDRISNTYLAKDIFSAPNEDGEIDLLYKKGLFITQDIAREIHEKIKQGIIKLTRIPDVQADIYANQLEGPNGEELAKHLSVATIYIWPTRKDFELENDPLTVIGNDPTATQKHLIIPDIIAAINYYFNLLSGVGSDDDPDSLVNKRIVTIGELLQNQFRIGLLKLEKNTEEKIKTKETDKITARNVTNNKPIYNQMKSFFNSSKLSQFMDQVNPLGEISNKRRVTSLGPRGLNRDTAQFEVRDVHSTHYGRICPIETPEGPNIGLILNLASYAKIDEYGFIQSPYFKVNNGVVDFNDIVYLTAIEETNYSFAQSSINIDTETGQILDEKVMARKNNEYTELNKNEIDYLGVSSRQMASISASAIPFLENDDANRALMGSNMQRQAVPLIKPEAPLVATGVEADIAKYSASNVRSTKAGIVTYVDAGVIKVKPDNEKKEFEFKLKTFERSNQGTVIHQKPIVNVGQRIEVGDLLTDGPSMQNGELALGRNVLVGFSTWFGYNYEDAVILNERLVKDDVYTSIHIDEQVIQFRRAKAGEDILTADIPNASNRSKRFLNEKGVVRVGSEVSAGDILVGRVSPKAEENPSPEEKLMSAIFGHKTSNLKDTSLKVKHGHGGTVVAVEILSREAGDQLEDGIETIVKISIAQKRKIKVGDKMAGRHGNKGVVSIVLPEEDMPYLEDGTPLDILLNPQGVPSRMNIGQVLELHLGLAAKKLNTKFVSPVFDGISYKEIQEIQKEAGLSTTGKMTVYNGITGEPFDQPVSVGIMYYLKLYHMVDDKMHARSVGPYSLITQQPLGGKSQNGGQRFGEMETWAIESFGATNVLQELLTYKSDNIIGRNKLYTALATGSKIPNPGMPESFSVLAYELRGLGIKLQVHEKEHVTKEEITNQLEEEFANEGEQE; this is encoded by the coding sequence ATGGAACAACAAAATAAAAAATACATCGAAAGAAAATTCGGACCACTTACATTAAGACGTGATTACTCAAAATCACCTAAAATTTTTGAAACACCAGATTTTTTAGAAATGCAAAGAAAATCAATCGAAGAGTTTATTACTCAAGGTATTGAGGAAGAATTGCAATCGGTTTATCCAATTGAACAACCAAATAAAGTAAGAATTGAATACATACCAGGAAGCGTTGAATTTGAAATTCCTTCAAAAAGTGAATTTGAATCAGTAAAAATTGCAAAACAAAAAGGTTCTTCATATTCAGGTAAATTAAAAGCCAGTTTACGTCAAATCAATATTGAAGACGGTCAAGTTAAAGACTATGAAGTTGTTTTTGGTGAAATCCCAATAATGACACATGGTGGAACTTTCGTTATTAATGGTTCAGAAAAAGTTATTGTTAGTCAATTGATACGTTCAACAGGTGTTTACTATGGACTAGGGGTTAGAAATAAACAAGCTAACGACTTATTTAACAAAATGGAAATTATTCCTCACATCGGTTCATGAATCGAAATAAGCCATAAAGTAACTGGAAACAACACAGATTCAGTAAAAATTAAAATTGACAAAAACAAAAGCGCAGCACTTAGTGTATTTCTAAAAGCATTAGGATTAACAGAGGAATCAATGATTCAGTTATTCGGTAATCATGATGTATTATTAGAAACATTTAAACGTGACAAAATTGAACAAGGAAGCTACGATTCAATTGAAAGAGCGCAAGATATTCTATACCGTTTACTACGTCGTGGAGATCGTATCACAAGCGAAAGTTTAAGAAATTTATTACCTTCATTAATATTCAATGAAAAAAGATATGATTTAACTAAAACTGGTCGTTTTACAATAAACCGTAAATTAAGTGTAATTGATCGTATTTCAAATACTTACTTAGCTAAAGATATTTTTTCAGCTCCAAATGAAGATGGAGAAATTGACCTGCTATATAAAAAAGGGTTATTCATTACTCAAGATATAGCTCGTGAAATACATGAAAAAATTAAACAAGGAATTATTAAATTAACAAGAATTCCAGATGTTCAAGCTGACATTTATGCAAATCAACTTGAAGGTCCAAATGGGGAAGAATTGGCAAAACATTTATCTGTTGCAACAATTTACATATGACCAACAAGAAAGGATTTTGAATTAGAAAATGATCCTTTAACAGTTATCGGTAACGACCCAACTGCAACACAAAAACATTTAATTATTCCTGATATTATTGCCGCTATTAACTATTACTTTAACTTATTAAGCGGAGTTGGATCAGATGATGATCCCGATTCATTAGTAAATAAAAGAATAGTTACAATTGGTGAATTGTTACAAAATCAATTCAGAATCGGATTGTTGAAATTAGAGAAAAATACTGAAGAAAAAATTAAAACAAAAGAAACTGACAAGATTACAGCAAGAAATGTAACAAATAATAAACCAATATATAATCAAATGAAATCTTTCTTCAACTCATCTAAACTTTCACAATTTATGGATCAAGTTAACCCGCTTGGAGAAATTTCAAACAAACGTCGTGTTACATCATTAGGGCCTAGAGGTCTTAACCGTGATACAGCGCAATTCGAAGTTCGGGATGTTCACTCAACTCACTATGGACGTATTTGTCCTATTGAAACACCTGAGGGACCTAACATCGGACTTATCTTAAATTTAGCTTCATACGCTAAAATTGACGAATATGGATTTATTCAATCTCCATATTTCAAAGTGAATAATGGTGTTGTTGATTTCAATGATATTGTATATTTAACAGCCATTGAAGAAACCAATTATTCATTTGCTCAATCATCAATAAACATTGATACTGAAACAGGTCAAATTTTAGATGAAAAAGTAATGGCGCGTAAAAATAATGAATATACTGAATTGAACAAAAATGAAATAGATTATTTAGGTGTTTCATCAAGACAAATGGCATCAATTTCAGCTTCAGCTATTCCATTCTTAGAAAATGACGATGCCAACCGTGCACTTATGGGATCAAACATGCAACGTCAAGCAGTTCCATTGATAAAACCTGAAGCACCATTAGTTGCCACTGGAGTTGAAGCTGATATTGCTAAATATTCAGCGTCAAACGTAAGAAGCACAAAAGCCGGAATTGTTACATATGTTGACGCCGGTGTTATTAAAGTAAAACCTGACAATGAGAAAAAAGAATTTGAATTTAAATTAAAAACATTCGAACGTTCAAATCAAGGAACTGTTATTCATCAAAAACCAATAGTGAATGTTGGGCAAAGAATTGAAGTTGGTGACTTATTAACCGACGGGCCAAGTATGCAAAACGGAGAATTAGCTTTAGGTCGTAACGTATTAGTAGGATTTAGTACATGATTTGGATATAACTATGAAGATGCCGTTATATTAAACGAAAGATTAGTTAAAGACGATGTTTATACCTCTATCCACATAGATGAACAAGTTATTCAATTCCGTCGTGCAAAAGCCGGGGAAGATATTCTTACAGCTGATATTCCTAACGCTTCAAACCGTTCAAAACGTTTCTTGAATGAAAAAGGTGTTGTAAGAGTCGGATCAGAAGTTTCTGCTGGTGATATTCTAGTAGGACGTGTATCGCCTAAAGCGGAAGAAAATCCTTCACCTGAAGAAAAATTAATGTCAGCAATTTTTGGACACAAAACAAGTAATTTAAAAGATACATCATTAAAAGTTAAACATGGTCACGGAGGAACAGTTGTTGCTGTTGAAATATTGAGTCGTGAAGCCGGAGATCAATTAGAAGATGGTATTGAAACAATAGTAAAAATATCTATTGCTCAAAAACGTAAAATAAAAGTTGGGGATAAAATGGCTGGACGTCATGGTAACAAAGGGGTTGTTTCAATCGTATTACCTGAAGAAGATATGCCATATTTAGAAGATGGTACACCATTAGACATTTTATTGAATCCACAAGGGGTTCCTTCTCGGATGAATATTGGTCAAGTACTTGAGCTACATTTAGGTTTAGCAGCTAAAAAATTAAATACTAAATTTGTATCACCAGTATTTGATGGAATAAGTTACAAAGAAATTCAAGAAATTCAAAAAGAAGCAGGATTATCAACAACTGGAAAAATGACTGTATACAACGGTATAACAGGTGAACCATTCGACCAACCGGTTTCAGTCGGAATTATGTATTATCTAAAACTTTACCACATGGTTGATGATAAAATGCATGCTCGTTCAGTAGGGCCATATTCATTAATTACTCAACAACCTCTTGGAGGAAAAAGCCAAAATGGGGGACAAAGATTTGGGGAAATGGAAACATGAGCTATTGAATCATTTGGAGCAACAAATGTTTTACAAGAATTATTAACATATAAATCAGACAACATTATCGGTCGTAACAAACTATATACTGCATTAGCAACTGGTTCAAAAATTCCTAACCCAGGTATGCCTGAGTCATTCTCAGTTCTTGCATATGAATTACGTGGATTAGGTATTAAATTACAAGTTCATGAAAAAGAACATGTAACAAAAGAAGAAATCACTAACCAATTAGAAGAAGAATTCGCAAACGAAGGAGAACAAGAATAA
- the rpoC gene encoding DNA-directed RNA polymerase subunit beta', protein MPKTRKYASLDETRIDKISLALATSEEVSEWSHGEVTKPETINYKSYKPERFGLFDELIFGPMLDYRCPICGHKYKMINKNQYCIRTELCKQEKPEILPKIARRYHMGHIKLNSPVVHFWYFKVDHSILSKLLGLKVENTEEYVKRSSLENLIYYKSHIILESGGLKSLQKNRIIDINNAGIIYNDALLELREKMKDDEEALEDIEESLKNLVEKASSRIGQDHGIDFYEYNDIIEAYSDAKIGTGSKAIEYLLKNIDLEKEHKLVTNQINAINAEENALGNISTSAKTNREKLYKRLKVINSFIESGQKPTSMLIYNLPVIPADLRPLVQLDGGRHSTSDVNELYRRVIIRNNRLKNWQETAAPHLLEQNELRMIQEAVDALIDNARKSPNPVMSKDNRPFKSISDALSGKKGRFRQNLLGKRVDYSGRSVIVVGPNLKMHQCGIPREMAAKLFEPWIINCLINKEVATTIKNARKMIEDENPIIWPYVAEAIKGRLVLLNRAPTLHRLSIQAFEPVLVRGKAIRLHPLVCTAFNADFDGDQMAVHVPISEQALLEARELMLANKNILGPKDGEPIINPSQDMILGLYYLTMEKAGAKGDGRYFSSFDHMMRAYEDKRIDLHARVALPISAIKEWDNKYYNEGDKYIISSVGKFIFNSVFPTSFPFIHTGDKVSSEQEISKNMRNFIAKAHTDLSSFIKIEAPVQKAFTKKNIAKIIRLAFTRYVSVLSFGDVASVIKDITPENYKDTLTKYIQLKDYRGHTLDIVHANALRKFTIEEFELNYNSNKIVKPGESCENVNAEEKAKILDGVWFKYTNIVASILDKVKALGFKYSTLSGISISIDDIIGTDKKSDYVKEGDDYIAKLKEYYTSGELTDDDRYNLTIKKWTEVKDNIQKELKTVIESNPNNPVIVMIDSGARGTINNYVQLAGMRGLMANNTKTLKADAKNDRVVRSTVEVPVKSSFLEGLTAYEFYSSTHGARKGLTDTALNTAKSGYLTRRLVDVAQNIVVKEENCGSDYGFVINDIVDNKTQQKIVSMVERIEGRFTNKNIDLNGEIIKRGTLITPEIASRIADAGVKQVEIRSIFGCNTKNGVCKYCFGKDLATNRLVNIGEAVGIIAAQSIGEPGTQLTMRTFHSGGVAGVEDITGGFTRLIELIDAYDTPWGTPATISPFDGVIVDTHESAVEEGLHIVTIEYKNSDKQISRQEVEVRTKRKLRVKVGDQVKRGQRLSEGPIILKDLLEIADVNAVQNYLLKEIQRIYRSQGIAISDKYIEIIVRQMMSKVTIYEQGDSKFFAGEIVDIFEYQEECGKLLSEGKKPAFGKVIIKGAKQTPLLSDSFLAAASYQETTKILVHAAISNKFDYLEGLKENIILGKKIPAGTNFAGIEKDAKYDIKSALSYFKTEDPVDIDFDFDEELAQYEEEIKEITDEIQEESQEVKYFEDSSEFED, encoded by the coding sequence ATGCCAAAAACAAGAAAATATGCATCATTAGATGAAACTCGTATTGATAAAATCTCTTTAGCACTTGCAACAAGTGAAGAAGTTAGTGAATGAAGTCATGGAGAAGTAACAAAACCCGAAACTATTAACTATAAAAGTTATAAACCAGAACGTTTTGGACTTTTTGATGAATTGATTTTCGGGCCAATGCTTGATTATCGTTGTCCAATTTGTGGCCACAAATACAAAATGATTAATAAAAATCAATACTGTATTCGTACTGAATTATGTAAACAAGAAAAACCTGAAATTTTACCTAAGATAGCACGTCGTTATCATATGGGTCACATCAAATTAAATTCGCCAGTTGTTCACTTTTGATATTTCAAAGTAGACCACTCAATTCTTTCTAAATTATTAGGTTTAAAAGTAGAAAATACTGAAGAATACGTTAAACGTTCGTCATTAGAAAACTTAATCTATTACAAATCACACATTATTTTAGAATCAGGTGGATTAAAATCACTGCAAAAAAACAGAATCATTGACATTAATAATGCTGGTATCATTTACAATGACGCTCTTTTAGAATTAAGAGAAAAAATGAAAGATGATGAAGAAGCATTAGAAGATATCGAAGAATCACTTAAAAACTTAGTTGAAAAAGCTTCATCAAGAATTGGTCAAGACCACGGTATTGACTTTTACGAATACAATGACATCATTGAAGCTTATTCAGACGCCAAAATAGGTACTGGTTCAAAAGCTATCGAATACTTATTGAAAAACATTGATTTAGAAAAAGAACACAAACTTGTTACAAATCAAATTAATGCTATCAACGCTGAAGAAAATGCTTTAGGAAACATTTCGACATCAGCAAAAACAAATCGTGAAAAATTATATAAACGTCTAAAAGTAATTAATTCTTTTATTGAATCAGGACAAAAACCAACATCAATGCTTATTTATAACTTACCAGTCATTCCAGCTGATTTACGTCCGCTAGTTCAATTGGATGGAGGACGTCACTCAACAAGTGATGTTAACGAGTTGTACCGTCGTGTTATTATTCGTAATAACCGTTTAAAAAACTGACAAGAAACAGCAGCTCCTCACTTATTAGAACAAAACGAATTACGGATGATTCAAGAAGCCGTGGATGCTTTAATTGATAATGCTCGTAAATCACCAAATCCTGTTATGTCAAAAGATAACAGACCATTTAAATCAATTTCTGATGCATTATCAGGGAAAAAAGGTCGTTTTAGACAAAACTTACTTGGAAAACGTGTTGACTACTCAGGTCGTTCAGTAATTGTTGTTGGTCCAAACTTAAAAATGCACCAATGTGGTATACCACGTGAAATGGCAGCAAAATTATTTGAACCATGAATTATTAATTGTTTAATCAATAAAGAAGTAGCAACTACAATTAAAAATGCTCGAAAAATGATTGAAGATGAAAACCCAATCATTTGACCATATGTGGCTGAAGCTATTAAAGGAAGATTAGTTTTACTTAACCGTGCTCCTACATTGCACCGTTTAAGTATTCAAGCATTTGAACCTGTTTTAGTTCGTGGAAAGGCTATCCGTTTACATCCATTAGTATGTACCGCATTCAATGCCGACTTCGATGGTGACCAAATGGCTGTTCACGTACCAATATCAGAACAAGCTTTATTAGAAGCTAGAGAATTAATGCTTGCTAACAAAAACATTCTAGGTCCAAAAGATGGAGAACCAATCATCAACCCATCACAAGATATGATTCTTGGGTTATACTACTTAACAATGGAAAAAGCCGGTGCTAAAGGTGATGGACGTTACTTCTCAAGCTTTGATCATATGATGCGTGCTTATGAAGACAAGAGAATTGATTTACACGCACGTGTTGCATTACCAATTAGTGCAATTAAAGAGTGAGATAACAAATACTACAACGAAGGTGATAAATATATCATTTCTTCAGTAGGTAAATTCATTTTTAACTCAGTATTTCCAACTTCATTCCCATTCATTCACACTGGTGATAAGGTTTCTTCAGAACAAGAAATCAGTAAAAACATGCGTAATTTTATTGCAAAAGCACACACTGATTTAAGTTCGTTTATTAAAATTGAGGCCCCAGTTCAAAAAGCATTTACTAAAAAGAATATTGCTAAAATTATTCGTTTAGCCTTCACAAGATATGTTTCAGTACTTTCATTCGGAGATGTTGCATCAGTTATTAAAGATATAACACCTGAAAACTACAAAGACACATTAACAAAATACATTCAATTAAAAGATTATCGTGGTCACACATTAGATATTGTTCATGCTAACGCTTTAAGAAAATTCACAATTGAAGAATTTGAATTGAATTACAACTCTAATAAAATTGTTAAACCAGGTGAATCATGCGAAAATGTAAACGCAGAAGAAAAAGCGAAAATTTTGGATGGTGTTTGATTCAAGTATACAAACATCGTGGCATCAATATTAGATAAAGTTAAAGCACTTGGATTCAAATACTCAACATTGAGTGGAATTAGTATTTCAATCGATGACATTATCGGAACAGATAAAAAATCTGACTATGTTAAAGAAGGTGATGATTATATTGCCAAATTAAAAGAATACTACACAAGTGGAGAGTTAACAGACGATGATCGTTATAATTTAACAATTAAAAAATGAACAGAAGTTAAAGATAATATTCAAAAAGAATTAAAAACAGTTATTGAGTCTAACCCAAATAACCCGGTTATTGTTATGATTGACTCGGGAGCTCGGGGAACAATTAATAACTACGTTCAATTAGCCGGAATGCGTGGACTAATGGCTAACAACACTAAAACATTAAAAGCTGATGCGAAAAATGATCGTGTTGTTCGTTCAACTGTCGAGGTTCCAGTTAAATCTTCATTCCTTGAAGGACTAACTGCATATGAATTTTATTCATCAACTCACGGTGCTCGTAAAGGACTAACAGATACCGCACTTAACACTGCTAAATCAGGATATTTAACTCGTCGTTTAGTTGATGTTGCTCAAAATATCGTTGTTAAAGAGGAAAATTGTGGTAGCGATTATGGATTCGTGATTAATGATATCGTTGATAACAAAACTCAACAAAAAATTGTTTCAATGGTAGAACGTATCGAGGGTCGTTTCACAAATAAAAACATTGACCTTAATGGGGAAATTATTAAACGTGGAACACTTATCACACCCGAAATTGCTTCAAGAATTGCTGATGCCGGTGTAAAACAAGTAGAAATTCGTTCAATCTTTGGATGTAATACTAAAAACGGTGTATGTAAATACTGTTTTGGTAAAGACTTGGCAACTAACCGTTTAGTAAATATTGGTGAAGCAGTAGGTATTATCGCTGCTCAATCAATCGGGGAACCTGGAACTCAGCTAACAATGCGTACATTCCACTCAGGAGGGGTTGCTGGTGTTGAAGATATTACTGGTGGGTTTACTCGTTTAATTGAGTTAATCGATGCTTATGACACACCATGAGGAACACCTGCCACAATATCTCCATTTGATGGTGTTATTGTTGATACACATGAATCAGCAGTCGAAGAAGGTTTACATATTGTTACAATTGAATACAAAAACTCAGACAAACAAATTTCAAGACAAGAAGTTGAAGTTAGAACAAAACGTAAATTACGTGTTAAAGTTGGAGACCAAGTTAAAAGAGGTCAAAGATTATCAGAAGGTCCAATTATCTTGAAAGACTTATTGGAAATCGCAGACGTTAACGCAGTACAAAACTACTTATTAAAAGAAATTCAAAGAATTTATCGTTCACAAGGGATTGCAATTAGTGATAAATATATAGAAATTATTGTGCGTCAAATGATGTCAAAAGTTACTATTTATGAGCAAGGGGATTCGAAATTCTTTGCCGGAGAAATTGTTGACATATTTGAATATCAAGAAGAATGTGGAAAACTATTATCAGAAGGTAAAAAACCTGCATTTGGTAAAGTTATTATTAAAGGGGCAAAACAAACACCTTTATTAAGTGATTCATTCTTAGCAGCTGCCTCATATCAAGAAACAACTAAAATTCTTGTTCATGCTGCAATTTCAAATAAATTTGATTACTTAGAAGGATTAAAAGAAAATATTATTCTTGGTAAAAAAATTCCAGCTGGAACAAACTTTGCAGGAATTGAAAAAGATGCTAAATATGATATCAAATCAGCTTTATCATACTTTAAAACTGAAGATCCGGTTGATATCGACTTTGATTTTGATGAAGAATTAGCTCAATACGAAGAAGAAATTAAAGAAATCACTGATGAAATTCAAGAAGAATCACAGGAAGTGAAATACTTTGAAGATTCATCTGAATTTGAAGATTAA
- a CDS encoding MATE family efflux transporter, with protein sequence MENITSKNFFKTHLPADKQTWKLFLKMTIPVVIGELIFALIGFVDNFMVTHIPNGINALSYANTWTGILMIFFMTINILASMLVGQYYGSKQYSNLNQIMALRVWTYLIIATAFFIPVWVAPEKMITIVAPLDDASLESSVKYLQYISFSWFGLAIAWNTNGLLNEAGKSKFALFSAIGALLSNITINAIFIYGLKQGAESAAFGTIISLAVNITLDEIWMYWQDKNIWINPKNLFKITNKIFKVYAKRIFAFGVAIGGMIVIPMRMFLWNRAYPPGSVGEDYMRLSAASVLTLTESLASIFSATTAACGANVSVFVASQLGKGNFDLAQKNAKSLKGFHSLLSLFFSLLLVAFSLIIYMTGALSNGSQTEVMERMSSVDFDQSIISALSVEFNITDKQLIIEKAAANAANQSVLVLLTTSLVIAAVNPLWNWFYTTSAVISSGGRTTLSGVTTYISQWAHLLWLILIAFVIVPRSHISLPIAYVLFYLFDIIRLIIYEIVQYKFNWLINITQTHKS encoded by the coding sequence ATGGAAAATATAACAAGTAAAAATTTTTTTAAAACACATTTACCAGCAGATAAACAAACTTGAAAATTATTTTTAAAAATGACTATACCAGTAGTAATTGGTGAGTTAATTTTTGCTTTAATTGGATTCGTCGATAATTTTATGGTTACCCATATTCCTAACGGTATAAATGCTTTGTCATACGCAAACACATGAACAGGAATATTGATGATATTTTTTATGACAATAAATATCTTGGCTTCAATGCTGGTTGGACAATATTACGGTTCTAAACAGTATTCTAACCTAAACCAAATAATGGCTTTAAGGGTTTGGACATATTTAATTATCGCAACAGCTTTTTTTATTCCTGTATGAGTGGCGCCCGAAAAAATGATAACAATTGTAGCACCACTCGATGATGCAAGCTTAGAATCTAGTGTTAAATATTTGCAATACATTTCTTTTTCATGGTTTGGTCTAGCGATTGCTTGAAATACAAATGGTTTACTGAATGAGGCGGGAAAATCCAAATTTGCTTTATTTTCAGCTATTGGAGCCTTACTTTCAAATATAACTATTAATGCTATATTTATCTATGGATTAAAACAAGGAGCTGAAAGTGCGGCATTTGGAACAATCATTTCGCTTGCTGTTAATATAACATTAGATGAAATATGAATGTACTGACAAGACAAAAACATTTGGATTAATCCGAAAAACTTGTTTAAAATAACAAATAAAATTTTCAAAGTATATGCTAAAAGGATTTTTGCATTTGGAGTAGCAATTGGAGGAATGATAGTTATTCCGATGAGAATGTTTTTATGAAACAGAGCATACCCACCAGGCTCAGTAGGTGAAGATTATATGCGTTTATCAGCCGCTAGTGTTCTAACATTAACTGAATCTTTGGCAAGCATATTCAGTGCAACAACCGCTGCTTGCGGAGCTAATGTAAGTGTTTTTGTTGCTTCACAATTAGGAAAGGGTAACTTTGATTTAGCTCAAAAAAATGCAAAATCATTAAAGGGATTCCATTCATTGTTATCATTGTTCTTTTCATTGTTATTGGTTGCTTTTTCTTTAATAATTTACATGACTGGTGCATTATCCAATGGTTCACAAACAGAAGTCATGGAACGAATGAGTAGTGTAGATTTTGATCAAAGCATTATCAGCGCACTAAGCGTCGAATTTAATATAACTGATAAACAATTAATCATTGAAAAAGCAGCGGCAAATGCCGCTAATCAATCAGTATTAGTACTTTTAACAACATCATTGGTTATAGCTGCTGTTAACCCGTTATGAAATTGATTCTATACAACAAGTGCAGTAATCAGCAGTGGTGGAAGAACTACTTTATCAGGGGTTACAACATATATTTCTCAATGAGCACACTTGTTATGATTAATATTAATAGCATTCGTGATTGTTCCTCGTTCTCATATATCATTACCTATAGCTTATGTACTATTTTATTTATTTGATATAATCCGGCTAATTATTTATGAAATTGTTCAATATAAATTTAATTGATTGATTAATATCACACAAACACATAAATCTTAA
- a CDS encoding DUF2779 domain-containing protein, which translates to MNKTKEKNTPVKSYTTQVYIDFEAITNPFSKILKIPNSTPYCYTLGFKNPKGVFQSHTFVMDFRKNKDFYSTLRQAIIRDIKRIDPSIKLKYVEFIGHNPVLEDECIKKLFPKHIVKPLIENQRISLSLLTRKKFNNEYFREIKKIIDSSTSSKVIKNRITGQNGAIASYVGFLLFCMDNKINTDKKFYINIDRQLIISELKEYSHDDVWKMEYVSKHKDQTQEWLNDINHKREILKQINALGVDENLTIKELKEKIWTL; encoded by the coding sequence ATGAACAAAACAAAGGAAAAAAATACGCCAGTAAAATCATATACTACTCAAGTGTATATTGATTTCGAAGCAATAACAAATCCCTTTTCAAAGATTTTAAAAATCCCTAATTCAACACCATATTGTTATACATTAGGATTTAAAAATCCAAAGGGTGTTTTTCAGTCGCACACCTTTGTTATGGATTTTAGAAAAAATAAAGATTTTTATTCTACTTTACGTCAAGCAATAATCAGAGATATAAAAAGAATTGATCCAAGTATTAAATTAAAATATGTGGAATTCATAGGTCATAATCCCGTACTTGAAGATGAGTGTATTAAAAAATTATTTCCCAAACACATTGTAAAACCATTAATTGAGAATCAACGAATAAGCCTTTCTTTATTGACAAGAAAAAAATTCAATAACGAATACTTTAGAGAAATCAAAAAAATTATTGATTCAAGTACTTCATCAAAGGTTATTAAAAATAGAATTACCGGGCAAAATGGCGCAATAGCTTCTTATGTTGGGTTTCTCTTATTTTGCATGGATAATAAAATCAACACAGACAAAAAATTTTATATCAACATTGATCGCCAATTAATTATTAGCGAATTAAAAGAGTACTCACATGATGATGTTTGAAAAATGGAATACGTGTCAAAACACAAAGATCAGACTCAAGAATGATTGAATGATATAAACCACAAAAGAGAAATATTGAAACAAATTAACGCTTTAGGTGTAGATGAAAATTTAACAATAAAAGAACTGAAAGAAAAAATTTGAACGCTATAA